One genomic window of Tachypleus tridentatus isolate NWPU-2018 chromosome 12, ASM421037v1, whole genome shotgun sequence includes the following:
- the LOC143233287 gene encoding uncharacterized protein LOC143233287: MAFRSDANHFKQVNLKFLDYRNLQIQKKEELNSILWKVPELHLRKERVSESDIIILKHVKVKQSFEDKNPYNYLEPIPSSMREVNLYELNQVDIDWRMMTLLRPVNKFEEEIFTRFVQLERLKMKTMTKDSSDVRKRGKRNGRMMLRSIDNKSKVPLGRYSRRNNSILDDSGDDGKPDKKEEFCYEYFVRQFVSEEPSEATEISQLMALSMNLADQAKPDKKGRNTSVTTRRSKLSRKREKDKMKSKCGNNMKSSESDSSPPPTVKEPKLKPKKEDKQIVKKNKKQNKSYGFI, encoded by the exons ATGGCTTTCAGATCAGATGCAAACCATTTTAAACAAGTTAACCTAAAGTTCTTGGATTACCGAAATTTgcaaattcaaaagaaagaagAGTTAAATTCTATTTTATGGAAAGTTCCAGAACTTCATCTGAGAAAAGAAAGAGTTTCAGAGTCAGACATCATAATTTTGAAACACGTAAAGGTTAAACAGTCCTTCGAAGATAAAAACCCCTACAACTACCTGGAGCCTATCCCTTCTTCCATGCGCGAGGTGAATCTATACGAGCTTAACCAAGTGGACATTGACTGGAGAATGATGACGTTGTTACGTCCAGTTAACAAATTCGAGGAGGAAATTTTCACTAG GTTTGTTCAGTTAGAAAGGCTCAAGATGAAAACAATGACGAAAGATAGCAGTGACGTCAGAAAAAGAGGTAAAAGAAATGGCCGGATGATGCTTAGGTCTATCGACAACAAGTCTAAAGTACCATTAGGAAGGTATTCAAGAAGGAACAATTCGATTTTAGACGACTCTGGTGACGATGGAAAACCTGATAAAAAGGAGGAATTCTGCTACGAATATTTTGTTCGACAGTTTGTTTCTGAGGAGCCCTCTGAAGCCACTGAAATTTCCCAACTTATGGCCCTTTCCATGAACTTAGCAGATCAAGCCAAACCCGATAAGAAAGGAAGGAACACTAGTGTAACAACCCGACGTTCCAAGCTAAGCCGAAAACGCGAAAAGGATAAGATGAAGTCTAAATGTGGTAATAACATGAAAAGTAGTGAATCTGATTCCTCCCCTCCACCTACCGTTAAGGAACCTAAACTAAAGCCAAAAAAAGAAGATAAGCAAAtcgttaagaaaaacaaaaaacaaaacaaaagttatggCTTCATCTGA